From Opitutales bacterium, the proteins below share one genomic window:
- a CDS encoding S8 family serine peptidase: MRPPLVKILIALCVLIGLAWLIRGSVQTESFVLDATGAPHLTSPTRPTPLGVTAATPAVWPINTPEKSWYSQAPLASETIELKAERVRIHRRLILRQEDQAPIIHERVVSTVQPDALSEETFYRADRILLSTRTPDEILNKVSRHTAISGIEVMRSSPILRVRLDISDDPFLLPDLKSTLETEHQGLIIGRDYLIATAAIETNDPLSVHQWHLGGSGNDYHIQAFDGWEQRRHARSVVVAILDSGVDISHPDLVPNLWENSGEIAGDGIDNDGNGYVDDVHGIYTNHPEIEVSDPNGHGTHVAGIIGARGDNRLGVTGIAWQTQLMAVRFMGEDGSGYLSDAVEGFDYARLNDARVINCSFGSPSNSSFMRRAIERARDAGVVVVAAAGNDGSDTDVVPGYPALYTTSNVISVASTQQNGALSNFSNFNSTDIDVAAPGSRIASTYPVDQGSYVYLSGTSMATPVVAGMIALLMEEEPNLETVALIDRIKATSRVPSRGRLPVASGGIVSLSGALSGTPPANPPTISDEIEELIIPVGNTLSLSPTVNSDTDVEYSWIGPDGSYLGATLGLEISSANISDSGIYSLTATNEAGSTQRSWNVTVMTPSMEIAASSGALELPWISSSGLEWINQTNPYVMHSPAMTHNESSSVSVYVDGPGTLHLEYYVSSEAYFDFFEVKVDGITVLRKSGNVFWDSLALDLNSGQSVITFSYDKDHSVSHGEDRVSIRNVWLEEESAPEIILQPRNLTLAAGESGVASLSVDHAIGATFVWFHNEIEIANTQRPKLAIIGSLDASGSYHVELVHGTNRTVSDTFSVRLVEDDSGESDDNLSPLPNETPITLMVGELRVEVEDSRNGFSISEAGDWLLKGDTPVSFSFNASETGAFSLSLSELADLTWAVTVDNAKQDLIAGEPGTYWFAAQAGERVTITATNTSNEPVSFVWDLNQFVPDTQGPVAIFTAQSNVIDSLQDLESIYSIVSASTYSIDWTLTPLEQGTIVASSDSSILSQLEAAEYRFSMSIDHPAGVFDLPEVDLAYVGDRSGLFPDSVVLTGNWYQHARLGLYYFESLPWIMTPHSGWWHIAEMSSDRRTFWARDTSLGWIRIDLATFPYVWSDERNSWLYLYIDGAERSVYAFDKATWIE, translated from the coding sequence ACTTGACCTCTCCCACGCGACCCACTCCGCTGGGCGTGACTGCGGCCACCCCAGCCGTTTGGCCGATCAACACTCCAGAAAAGTCTTGGTATAGCCAAGCACCTTTAGCTTCGGAAACGATTGAGCTCAAAGCAGAGCGTGTGCGAATTCATCGTCGCCTCATTCTACGGCAGGAAGACCAAGCCCCCATCATCCACGAGCGTGTGGTCTCAACTGTCCAGCCCGATGCACTGAGCGAAGAAACGTTTTACCGGGCAGACCGTATCCTGCTCTCGACACGCACCCCGGATGAAATCCTAAATAAAGTAAGCAGGCACACAGCAATCAGTGGCATAGAAGTGATGCGCTCGAGCCCAATACTTCGCGTGCGCTTAGACATTTCTGATGACCCATTTCTTCTGCCCGACCTAAAAAGCACATTGGAGACCGAGCACCAGGGCCTTATTATCGGCAGAGACTATTTGATCGCTACCGCTGCCATTGAGACAAATGATCCTCTCAGCGTCCACCAATGGCACCTCGGCGGCTCGGGGAATGATTATCACATACAAGCCTTTGATGGTTGGGAACAACGACGCCACGCTCGATCTGTTGTCGTTGCGATTCTAGATAGCGGTGTCGATATATCCCACCCCGACCTCGTTCCCAATCTCTGGGAAAATTCAGGTGAAATCGCTGGGGACGGAATCGACAACGACGGCAACGGCTACGTCGATGATGTGCACGGTATTTATACCAATCATCCTGAGATCGAAGTAAGCGACCCGAATGGACATGGCACCCACGTGGCAGGCATTATCGGCGCGCGGGGCGATAATAGACTCGGAGTCACCGGCATTGCTTGGCAGACGCAGCTCATGGCGGTGCGCTTCATGGGAGAAGACGGCTCAGGGTATCTCTCAGATGCCGTCGAAGGTTTTGACTATGCCCGCCTCAATGACGCTCGAGTGATCAACTGCAGCTTCGGCTCTCCCAGTAATAGCTCATTCATGCGCCGGGCTATCGAACGCGCACGAGACGCCGGCGTGGTCGTCGTCGCAGCAGCAGGCAATGACGGGTCCGATACCGACGTCGTCCCCGGCTATCCAGCACTCTACACGACCTCGAATGTGATCAGTGTGGCGAGCACTCAACAGAATGGAGCCCTATCAAACTTCTCTAATTTTAACAGCACAGACATTGATGTTGCCGCTCCAGGCTCACGGATCGCCTCCACCTATCCAGTCGACCAGGGCAGCTATGTCTACCTCTCCGGTACGTCGATGGCGACTCCCGTAGTAGCTGGCATGATCGCACTCCTGATGGAAGAAGAGCCCAATTTAGAAACCGTTGCTCTGATCGACCGTATCAAAGCGACGAGCCGAGTCCCCAGCCGTGGCCGACTGCCTGTGGCGAGTGGCGGGATCGTATCTTTATCCGGAGCCTTGAGCGGCACACCTCCAGCAAATCCTCCCACCATTTCCGACGAAATAGAAGAGCTAATCATTCCTGTAGGAAATACCCTCAGCCTGTCTCCAACAGTAAACAGCGATACCGATGTCGAATATAGCTGGATTGGCCCCGACGGCTCGTATTTGGGCGCGACACTCGGCCTTGAAATCAGTTCGGCTAACATCTCCGACAGCGGCATCTATAGCCTGACAGCTACCAACGAGGCCGGTAGCACACAGCGCAGCTGGAACGTCACGGTGATGACTCCATCCATGGAAATTGCAGCTTCGTCGGGAGCCCTGGAATTGCCATGGATATCATCCTCCGGACTGGAGTGGATCAACCAGACTAATCCTTACGTCATGCACAGCCCCGCCATGACTCATAATGAATCCAGCAGTGTATCGGTTTATGTAGACGGTCCCGGAACACTGCACCTGGAGTATTACGTCTCCTCAGAGGCTTATTTTGATTTCTTTGAGGTCAAAGTCGACGGGATCACAGTGCTCCGAAAGTCAGGAAATGTGTTTTGGGATTCACTGGCACTCGATCTCAATTCTGGGCAGAGCGTAATCACTTTTTCCTACGATAAGGATCACAGCGTGAGCCATGGAGAAGACCGCGTATCGATACGCAATGTCTGGCTCGAAGAAGAGAGCGCTCCTGAAATCATCCTCCAACCTAGAAACCTCACATTAGCCGCGGGGGAATCGGGAGTCGCCAGCCTCAGCGTCGATCACGCAATTGGCGCCACCTTTGTCTGGTTTCACAACGAAATTGAAATCGCTAATACACAACGACCCAAACTGGCCATAATCGGATCTCTAGACGCCTCGGGCAGTTACCATGTCGAGCTCGTCCACGGGACCAACCGTACCGTCTCGGACACTTTCTCTGTCCGACTCGTCGAAGACGATTCAGGAGAATCTGATGATAACTTATCCCCACTTCCGAACGAAACGCCAATCACTTTAATGGTCGGCGAGCTTAGAGTGGAGGTAGAAGACTCAAGGAATGGATTTAGTATTTCAGAAGCTGGAGATTGGCTTCTAAAGGGAGACACGCCGGTCTCGTTTAGCTTCAACGCGAGCGAGACTGGCGCCTTTTCCTTATCATTGAGCGAACTAGCTGATCTGACCTGGGCCGTGACTGTGGATAATGCAAAACAAGATCTGATCGCAGGGGAACCGGGAACGTACTGGTTTGCCGCCCAGGCTGGAGAACGCGTCACAATCACCGCGACCAATACATCTAACGAACCTGTAAGTTTTGTTTGGGACCTGAATCAATTTGTCCCCGACACTCAAGGCCCGGTCGCCATATTCACAGCACAGTCAAATGTCATAGACTCACTCCAAGATCTAGAATCGATATACAGCATCGTATCTGCGTCGACCTACTCAATCGATTGGACACTCACCCCACTGGAACAAGGCACTATCGTTGCCTCCAGTGACTCATCCATCCTCTCGCAGCTCGAAGCGGCGGAATATCGTTTTTCTATGAGCATCGATCACCCCGCAGGTGTCTTTGATCTGCCTGAAGTCGATCTAGCCTACGTCGGCGATAGATCCGGTCTTTTCCCCGATTCAGTTGTGCTCACCGGAAATTGGTATCAACACGCGCGCCTGGGACTCTATTACTTCGAATCGCTCCCTTGGATAATGACACCCCATAGTGGTTGGTGGCACATCGCTGAAATGTCATCAGATCGCCGAACCTTCTGGGCTAGAGACACAAGCTTGGGCTGGATAAGAATTGATTTAGCGACCTTCCCTTACGTCTGGTCCGATGAGAGAAATTCGTGGCTCTATCTATATATAGATGGAGCGGAACGTTCTGTGTATGCGTTCGACAAGGCGACTTGGATCGAATGA
- a CDS encoding N-acetylmuramoyl-L-alanine amidase: protein MTVSFRITLATLGFSIFLSGCGPQNEEATVVYADPETVVAWMNEVYAPNLDWADAVKVSEDEERIEIWSQSGDLLGFARLKDVRRPEPQPPFFVVLDPGHLGGEWGPMEHRHFKIDDGPVFQEGDVVLRVAQRVRELLVDEAIDIVLTREGDRPATKKRADDFYEKARAAILGNDAGSKDAISQDQQDQIKSLAERLFYRSAEIEARARVLNAGPRPDLVVCIHINGTSWPDPEKFTLVDENNLHVLVHGTYMRGELDSDAARLELLQKMAHGDFVQEMAAAEIFTRHLKEATHLPAYTYTGDNATQVDQEGYIWARNLAANRRFEAPVVFLEPYVANSVAAYTHFAAGDYEGYREIDGRQRLSMVEEYAQAIAAALREWSDR, encoded by the coding sequence ATGACAGTGTCATTTCGGATAACTCTAGCAACCCTCGGATTCTCGATTTTTCTGTCGGGATGTGGACCCCAGAACGAGGAGGCCACCGTCGTCTATGCCGATCCAGAGACGGTGGTGGCATGGATGAATGAGGTATACGCTCCGAATCTGGACTGGGCAGACGCCGTCAAAGTCTCTGAAGACGAGGAGCGTATCGAGATATGGAGCCAGTCAGGAGACTTGCTGGGATTTGCTCGACTGAAGGACGTGCGACGCCCCGAACCTCAGCCTCCGTTTTTCGTGGTGTTAGATCCTGGCCATTTAGGTGGGGAGTGGGGACCGATGGAACACCGACACTTCAAAATTGATGATGGGCCTGTCTTCCAGGAGGGAGATGTCGTTTTGCGGGTGGCTCAGCGCGTGAGAGAGCTCCTGGTTGACGAGGCGATAGACATTGTCCTCACGCGGGAAGGGGATCGGCCCGCTACAAAGAAGAGAGCAGACGATTTCTATGAGAAAGCCCGTGCTGCTATTTTGGGTAATGATGCCGGATCAAAAGATGCGATTTCTCAGGATCAGCAAGACCAGATCAAGAGCCTGGCAGAGCGCCTTTTTTATCGCAGTGCAGAAATCGAAGCGCGGGCTCGTGTTCTCAATGCCGGTCCGCGTCCGGACCTGGTGGTGTGCATTCATATTAATGGGACCTCCTGGCCGGACCCCGAGAAATTTACCCTGGTTGACGAGAACAATCTGCATGTCCTCGTTCACGGTACCTATATGCGTGGAGAGCTTGATTCAGACGCCGCGCGTCTAGAACTTTTGCAAAAAATGGCGCATGGCGATTTCGTGCAGGAAATGGCAGCGGCCGAGATTTTTACGCGGCATCTCAAGGAGGCCACGCATCTCCCGGCCTACACCTACACGGGAGACAACGCGACCCAGGTGGACCAGGAAGGGTATATTTGGGCGCGAAATCTGGCCGCGAATCGTCGGTTTGAAGCCCCCGTGGTCTTTCTTGAGCCCTATGTGGCAAACAGTGTGGCGGCCTACACTCATTTCGCCGCTGGAGATTATGAAGGCTATCGTGAAATCGATGGACGGCAGCGTTTATCTATGGTCGAGGAATACGCGCAAGCGATTGCTGCGGCATTAAGAGAGTGGTCGGATAGGTAG
- a CDS encoding AbrB/MazE/SpoVT family DNA-binding domain-containing protein, whose product METVTISPKFQVVIPQKIREQLGLRSGEKVQMIPFDGRVEIIPSKPMKQMRGFVKGINTEIDSK is encoded by the coding sequence ATGGAAACAGTTACGATATCTCCGAAATTCCAAGTTGTTATCCCACAAAAGATTAGAGAACAGCTCGGCTTGCGCTCTGGCGAGAAGGTCCAGATGATTCCTTTCGATGGTCGCGTGGAAATTATTCCCTCGAAGCCGATGAAGCAGATGCGAGGATTTGTGAAGGGCATCAATACTGAGATCGATTCAAAGTAG
- a CDS encoding type II toxin-antitoxin system VapC family toxin: MNIVDSSGWLAYFADEPTADFFAEPIECVEDLLVPSITLYEVFKVLLREAGKDRAFQGVAVMLQGRIVELNTEYSLESAAIGLAEGLAVADSIIYATALKCDGILWTQDVHFEGKANVKYTSKVTEA; this comes from the coding sequence ATGAATATCGTAGATTCTTCTGGATGGCTCGCGTATTTCGCCGATGAGCCAACCGCTGATTTCTTTGCTGAGCCGATTGAATGTGTGGAGGATTTACTTGTTCCATCCATAACTCTTTACGAAGTATTCAAAGTCTTACTGCGAGAGGCAGGAAAAGATCGGGCTTTCCAAGGGGTAGCTGTGATGCTCCAGGGGCGGATTGTTGAGCTTAACACGGAGTACTCATTAGAGTCCGCAGCGATAGGGCTCGCGGAGGGGCTGGCTGTAGCAGATTCGATTATCTATGCGACCGCGTTGAAATGTGATGGAATTCTATGGACTCAAGACGTTCATTTTGAGGGTAAGGCAAACGTGAAATATACTTCAAAAGTAACTGAGGCCTAA
- a CDS encoding type II toxin-antitoxin system YoeB family toxin: MIPSHHGKRKQSRRVDRENRLVCKWIEEDRCVVFLQCRYHYERN; this comes from the coding sequence GTGATCCCTTCTCATCATGGAAAACGCAAACAGTCTCGTCGCGTCGACAGAGAGAACAGGTTGGTCTGTAAGTGGATAGAAGAAGATCGATGCGTGGTTTTCCTTCAATGTCGGTACCACTACGAACGCAATTAG
- the nth gene encoding endonuclease III — translation MLKKERAAYIFELLNRLYPDPPVPLDHKDPYTLLVAVLLSAQCTDERVNQVTPSLFTLADNPADMARQTVSDIQAIIRPCGLSPAKSKNIHRLSEILIDAYDREVPADLEKLEALPGVGHKTASVVMSQAFGVPAFPVDTHIHRLAQRWKLSDGRNVAQTEKDLKRIFPRDSWNKLHLQIIFYGREHCQARRVCDGAAHGCEVCTTCFPRRKTPVDFRRA, via the coding sequence ATGCTGAAAAAAGAACGGGCAGCATACATTTTTGAGCTGTTGAACAGGCTCTATCCGGATCCTCCGGTTCCACTGGATCACAAGGATCCATACACCTTGCTTGTGGCGGTATTGCTTTCTGCGCAATGCACGGATGAACGCGTTAACCAAGTGACGCCCAGCCTCTTTACTCTGGCAGATAACCCAGCCGACATGGCGAGGCAGACAGTGTCGGATATACAAGCGATTATCCGTCCTTGTGGCTTGTCGCCTGCCAAATCGAAAAACATCCACCGACTTTCTGAGATCTTAATAGATGCATATGACAGAGAGGTGCCTGCAGATCTTGAGAAGCTTGAGGCCTTGCCTGGGGTGGGGCACAAAACGGCCAGTGTGGTGATGTCTCAGGCCTTCGGCGTGCCTGCCTTTCCAGTGGACACCCACATTCATAGGCTCGCCCAGCGTTGGAAGCTTTCAGACGGGCGCAACGTGGCTCAGACCGAGAAAGATTTGAAACGAATCTTCCCAAGAGACTCCTGGAATAAGCTCCACCTACAAATTATTTTTTACGGTCGTGAGCACTGTCAGGCCCGGCGTGTGTGTGATGGAGCAGCTCACGGGTGCGAGGTGTGCACCACTTGCTTTCCACGCAGAAAAACCCCAGTCGACTTTCGCAGGGCGTAG